The DNA sequence ATGGCTAGACTAATCCACCGCTTCAGATCTGAAATATGTTCAACTGTGAATGTATGATGCTAGCGTATTTTATAGGAAGAGAAACCGATTTGACCTGAACGTTTCTGCCACTTTAATTCCTGATTGCAGGGCAGCGGGCTAGCCGGCTGGTTAAAGCGTCCATCCGTCAAGTCatggacctgggttcgattcccccatcCAAGGTGGCTTTCTGGTGTCCTCaatgcaatattgctggaatattgcaaacagcGCCTTAAAAAATGCCCGACCCTCTCACCAGTTTCCTACTGTCCGAATATCATTGTGTTTATACACAAGTATCacatatgattacacaatgccatttagaaagtggtcagatgtaacataaatttaaatgtcatatttgggattacactttcttagtaaagtacaaattctagtacttttttgggggttgagtcccatccgagattcgaacccgcacacacagagtcaagcacctaatcgccagtacACAATGTCAGCAGTCATAATCCTTAAAACGTTTTTGAAATAGCATTCATAAATATTCTGTAATGTTCTCTCAAGAGAAAATACAGAATGACGTGTTATGTTTTAAAAATAGACTACCATTTTTATATTCCCTCCAGTACATGCGTTACTATAGAATAAACAATATCTAGAACACGCAAACACCTTGTTAAAATTCTGAAATGATTTAGATAGCTGAAGAAGTAATTAGGAACATGTGTTGAAGCTAAATAGCCGATTAGTCCAGGTGCCTTTATAATAAAATCATAAGTAGAGTTTATATCGTTTAGTTTTTTAAGGATATATCATGATCCACATGACGTATATATATCagcataaaacataaaatgctgGACATGACTGACAATAGCGAGGCACATGCTTCAAGAGGATGCAGGAAATTGCAGTAATATATTACGGATGATACTCAGAGACAGTCTTTAGACACTCAATACACGTAAATGTAAGCTGTATGATGTGATATACGTGATGTGATGTGAGCCACTTGGCAGctacaatatattttttcatgtacAACTAATACCTATCAACAGTACAATACTCATTATACAAAATCCAGCTAATGTAAATCAATGAATTTGCTATGTTTCCAAGCCGCTTTGACCTTGTTAACGTAATTACGCTAAAGTGACCATTCTTAACATTATCGGACACCCTCTAATAACGCTATACTTCGTTACTTTTCCATGGCATCTATTTGCATTGTTTCATCAATAtataatgttcattgttttgtaataCTTTATGATAATAAGTGCGTGGTAAGTTACAGAGCTACCACACAATgaggggagtgagtgagtgagtgagtttagttttacgtcgcacttagcaatattccagctatatggcgacggtctgtaaataatcgagtctgaaccagacaatccagtgatcaacaacatgagcatcgatctgcgcaatggggaaccgatgacatgtgtcaaccaagtcagctagtctgaccacccgatcccgttagtcgtctcttacgacaagcctagtcaccttttatggcaagcatgggttgctgaaggtctattctaccccgggaccttcacgggtccacaatGAGGGGAACACAGATTACCAGAAATGCTATGTTTCGCGTACTTCTTCTGTTTCCTCATCTGGTGCCCTTTCCATGCAAGTATGTTGCACCGATTTCTGGCCAATAGTGTATGATATTAGGTACAAGGCAAATTTTTGtccaaatttgtttcatgttacgttataatgattgaaacaaaatggcCAGGTAGAATACATATGGTGGTAACGCAGACTGCTTGATTTCAGTTTTCTACACTACCTCTTTGAGATGTATTTTGTGCAATGTTAAAAGCTGTATCCCACCAAGTGCCATTGATTctgatagagagagagagttgtACTTAAGAGGGAATATCAACATTACTGTAATtacattgatgttttcttaatcTGTGTTATTTGATTTGTcacagaaataaaaaaatacaaaataaaaaggaTGCCCGCATCATCATAAGATTGTATCAGGCCAAGGGTGTGATTTTCGCACACCATGTTCCGTGAGTTCTCACCAGTTAATACCTACTAAAATTTGGCTATTGGCTCCATTTTGCAGGGAATTGGTGGTCTATCGATATGTTGAGACCAGGGGATCGGACTACACCACTACACCAGAAATTCATGTGATCGCAAGATCGATTGTAAGCAAATAGAACAATATGTGCCTTATCCAGCATAGAATATCACTTCGATGTGTGAACACAAGTTACACGTCTCATGTCTGTACCCTACGTGGGCGTATATGTCGTGCGTTCAAGCCCCTTAGAGGTTTGACTTTTCATAAGGTGAGGCATCATCAGCACTATTGTGAGAGATCTGATGATGATGTGGCTGCGAATGAGGAATACAGAAGAACATTTTTATACAAAGATGcctattttgtttgtttgttaaatacCATTCAGTATCTTGTCACAATTTCTGTTAATAGTGCTTATCACAAAGAGATTACTTTTACATAATAGATTGTTCACACACAGCCATGAGGGTAAATGTGTCACTGAGATCGTCAGGAAGGGTTCGATTCCATCTTAGGTACAGAGTGTGGAGTCTATTGGTGGTGTCCCGTGCAtgtatgtaagtgagtgagtgagtttaacgaTACGCCATCGCCACGGGGAACacgagaaatgggtttcacactttgTGCCCATGCTTTTGAATTGAATCCGGATTTTGGGgggtgacgagggaacgctatAAACACTAGGTTGCGTGGCAGAAAGGTTTGTAGTTGAGCAACGTCGTATATCTTAACTGACGTCTTACAATTATTAAAAGAACAAAAGCGAAGAAACAACGTATTATATTCATTTTGTATTCGGTCGTTCCACCAATGGAACATTTGAGAATCATTTGAAGGTAGCACTAATACTCTTCTCCCTCTTCCTCTCCCTCGCCCTCAACAGAGTCGACTCCAACCTCCTCGTAGTCCTTCTCCAAGGCTGCCAAGTCCTCTCTGGCCTCGGAGAACTCGCCCTCCTCCATACCTTCACCCACGTACCAGTGGACGAAGGCACGTTTGGCGTACATCAGATCGAACTTGTGGTCAAGACGAGCCCAGGCCTCGGCGATGGCCGTTGTGTTGCTCAACATACAGACAGCTCTCTGGACCTTGGCCAGGTCACCCCCGGGGACAACAGTGGGTGGCTGGTAGTTGATGCCCACCTTGAAGCCAGTGGGACACCAGTCGACGAACTGAATGGTTCTCTTGGTCTTGATGGTGGCGATGGCGGCGTTGACATCTTTGGGGACCACATCACCACGATACAACATGCAACAGGCCATGTATTTTCCGTGACGAGGATCACATTTGACCATCTGGTTGGCGGGCTCGAAGGAGGCGTTGGTGATCTCAGCCACAGACAGTTGCTCATGATAGGCCTTCTCGGCGGAGATGACAGGAGCGTAGGTAGCCAGAGGGAAGTGGATACGTGGGTAGGGCACCAGGTTGGTCTGGAACTCCGTCAGATCCACATTCAAGGCACCATCGAATCGGAGAGAGGCAGTGATGGAGCTGACAATTTGTCCAATCAGACGATTGAGGTTGGTGTAGGTGGGACGTTCGATGTCAAGGTTACGCCTGCAGATGTCGTAGATGGCCTCGTTGTCGACCATGAAGGCACAGTCAGAGTGTTCCAGGGTGGTGTGGGTGGTGAGGATGGAGTTGTAGGGCTCGACGACAGCAGTGGAGATCTGTGGAGCGGGATAGACAGCGAACTCTAGTTTGGACTTCTTGCCGTAGTCCACGGACAGTCTCTCCATCAAGAGAGAGGTGAAGCCGGAGCCAGTACCACCACCGAAGCTGTGGAAGATGAGGAAGCCCTGGAGTCCAGTGCACTGGTCAGCCAGCTTCCTGATGCGGTCAAGGACGAGGTCAACGATCTCCTTTCCGATGGTGTAGTGGCCACGGGCGTAGTTGTTGGCGGCGTCCTCCTTGCCGGTGATGAGCTGTTCTGGGTGGAACAGTTGTCGGTAGGTTCCGGTACGGACCTCATCTGGAAACATATAATATCATATTGATATGTGTAATGAAATGTGAAGAAAAATACACCCTTTAAAGATTACGATTGTTGAATTTGAAAGAAGAGCATATGGACATGAGTACTCACCGACGACTGTTGGTTCGAGGTCAACAAAGATGGCTCTGGGCACGTGTTTCCCAGCTCCAGTCTCGCTGAAGAAGGTGTTGAAGGAGTCGTCCCCAC is a window from the Haliotis asinina isolate JCU_RB_2024 chromosome 9, JCU_Hal_asi_v2, whole genome shotgun sequence genome containing:
- the LOC137296315 gene encoding tubulin alpha-1A chain-like — protein: MGNACWELYCLEHGIQPDGQMPSDKTIGGGDDSFNTFFSETGAGKHVPRAIFVDLEPTVVDEVRTGTYRQLFHPEQLITGKEDAANNYARGHYTIGKEIVDLVLDRIRKLADQCTGLQGFLIFHSFGGGTGSGFTSLLMERLSVDYGKKSKLEFAVYPAPQISTAVVEPYNSILTTHTTLEHSDCAFMVDNEAIYDICRRNLDIERPTYTNLNRLIGQIVSSITASLRFDGALNVDLTEFQTNLVPYPRIHFPLATYAPVISAEKAYHEQLSVAEITNASFEPANQMVKCDPRHGKYMACCMLYRGDVVPKDVNAAIATIKTKRTIQFVDWCPTGFKVGINYQPPTVVPGGDLAKVQRAVCMLSNTTAIAEAWARLDHKFDLMYAKRAFVHWYVGEGMEEGEFSEAREDLAALEKDYEEVGVDSVEGEGEEEGEEY